The DNA sequence TAAAATTCTAATCAGTTATACTAATATTAAAGCGTaacaaaaatacatatattgaaCTGGTTATTTAGTTTGTATATGGGAATTTTACTTGTAAAAATGAAACTGTATTTATACTGTGTGCTCAAAGACTGGAACTTTGCTTGAAgtcttataatatttttctatgcCATCACAGCTATTGCCCGTACTGTTGGTCATCTGTCTAAGAGCTCCGAAGTCATGAAACTTGTTAATAACCTGATGAAAGCTCCAGAGATGGCTGTCACAATGCAAGAGTTTAGCAAAGAAATGACCAAGGTTGGTAGTATTATCTCTTGgcaatttcattttaagtttctCTTAGGTCCTGTTTGGCTGTTGCAACATATCAGCTTCTTACTGATTGGGTTCTTATCTGATATCTGGCTTTTATCTTCTTGAATCTTTTAGATTAACACCTTTATTGTTTTCCATAGGCAGGGGTGATTGAAGAATTTGTAAATGATGCTCTTGATACAGCATTAGATTCAGAAGATATAGAAGAGGAAACTGAGGAAGAGGTTGATAAGGTTTTGAGCGAATTGGCTGGTGAGACGGCTGCGCAGCTTCCAGAAGCTAACAGGAAAGAGAGGATACAGTTACCTGCTCAAACAGCTAGTGCATCGAAACAAGTGTGTAAAACTCTTCGAAACCTTCTTTACATTATCTCTTTGGAAGCAAGAGCTAAACCAAATTTTATTTGTGCCTTTCTCTTTTACAGGGAGAAGCCATTGCTGAAGGCgtagatgatgaagaagaaatgGAAGAGTTACGGGCAAGGCTTGCTAAAGTGAGATCGTAAATTAGTAACTTCTCGTCGACATTATCATCACTTGCTCCTTCCATGTGGAGGGAAGGGAAGGAAGTATGTGTATATCTGTGCTATTAAGCAAGTGGAGTTAAAAGTTTTCATGAATCTGGCAAGCTGTCACTGAGTTATGTTTGTAACATAAAATTAgcatttaaattaactaaatgcttacatttacatattatttattaacaATCTCTTACTAAGACTAAGATTTCCAAAATACCAGATACATGTTTTCTATTTCATCAGAATATCAGAAGAACTCTAAAACTAACCTGAGAATTCTGTACAACCATCCATAGTTTACGAAAAAGGGTATATGGTGTTTTGCCAGATTTGGCCATTCAGGTTCAGCTGAGGTATATGAGACAACACAGCTACTTAGGGCTTGGGTTGAGAGGATATGACGCTCATAGTAATGATCTTAGCTTGATCCATAAGTAATACTCAAAAGTTTGGAAACTTCCTGGGCAGAGTGATTGCTGAATTGAACTAGAGTTTCATAATACCTAATCACATATGGTACTAGGATAAataattaacactaaaattaatcttattTGTGTAAGATTATTTATTCCAACAAAAAGTGACTATTTATCCCACACAATAGAATGATTGACTAAACTATTAATGcttaattttcttaaaataaatttacataaattataatatgtatctTATTTAATATAACATTAAACACAACAAACCTGTATCAAATTTCAACTAAATATAACTATATTCAATTTAAGaagttttatttattagaaGTGACTTGTCATATAGGTGTAATTTATGTGTGTACTACTCATCATTCTTCTTATCGTTATCTAACCAATCCTGTATATCaaatgagaaatcaaatttctgtctagtttaatttagaaaaatagGCAAACTCTCATTAAATAAGGAGACACGTAATCCGGTGTGGCCGATTACAGTTTAACACCAACACAGATCCAACAAATTCCATCATCCTGTTCATTTGTCCTCAACATCACAACTTTCTATAGGCACCACGAGTTTTGTAAGGGTGAGTATCATCACACGTAATCCCAGCCCTACCATTTCTGTATTATTCTTCCTTTTTTTCTCCGCTTACTTTTTAAGGCAGTTTCCTTTGTATTGCTTTCAAAATGCGCTAAACGGTTTCGCTGCTTCCCGTTCCCGCTATTTAACTACAAACGAAAAGCACGCTTCACGACCAACCCCACATTCTGGGCCCCAATAACCTACAACACGTCACTCAATCCTACGGTTGTGATTATCCAACGTATATACTTGACGATTAGGAGAATAGTACTATAGTCATCTCGTACAACTGGTTTCAGTGGATTATTTCTTCATCATCGTCTTCACTCGCCGTTATTTTACAAAGCTAACAGTTACCTTTGTCCCTGTCACAGACCGTTAGGTGCTGCCACCTGTTctttctctatctctctctctataaATAGCTTTCTCTCGAGTCTTGATTCCCATCGAAGTTTTTCTCTTTAGCTTGGAAACTAAGAAAACGAAAATGGAGCGATCGGTTTCTCTCTCCTTCCTCTCTATACTGCTACTGATTATCTCTCCCCTGTCTTCGGCGAGCTTCAACGATGGAATGAGCTTCGCCAAGTCCAGCTTCCCGTCTGGACAGGCTCAGAAGTTCATCAGGGACCTCAATCTGTTCCCCCAACGCGATGTCAATCTCGTCGACGGTACTGGTTCGCTTGATCAGTCGAAGAGGCTCGTCGAGAAGAGCTTCAGGATGCCCAACCTTGCTGACTCTGGTGGTGTCTCTGTCGAGGACCTTGGCCACCATGCTGGTTACTATAAGATTGAACATTCTTATGATGCTAGGTATGCTTTTTTGTTCCCCTAATTGATAGATTGTTGAGATAAATTTCACCGgtaacttcttttttttttttctgtcactttttcttcaatttaagTGGGCTCGACTCGATCGCTCTCTTTTATCTGCATGTTAGGGTTTGATAATGATTGGGTCCTGACCTCCTACTGCAAGGTGAAGTGGTTTTGAGAAGGAATTGGGTGATTTAGTTAGATGGTTAGAGAGATGATGATTTATGTCACATGTACTAGTTTTTACACCATACGTATGTGTATTATCGTATACTGTTGACTTcaggaaaaaaattaataataactcTTACTGTTGCAACTACTGTACTTTAGGATGTTCTACCTTTTCTTCGAGTCACGCAGCAGCAAGAAGGATCCTGTTGTAATCTGGCTAACAGGAGGTCCAGGGTGCAGCAGTGAGTTGGCTGTGTTTTATGAAAATGGTCCTTTCAATATTGCAGACAACTTGTCTCTTGTTTGGAACCCATACGGTTGGGATAAGGTTTTCTTAGCCCCCTTTTCTTCTTTTGTTTAATATATCCGTTGTAATTTGGATTATTTTAAGTGATATAATGCTCGGTGCTTTTGAATTGCTCTTGCTATATTGTATGTCCTTTTGCCTGTTGAGCATATTAAGTGGCCTTAATATAcataaaacacacacacacacacatatgtaCGTATATGTTATGGTAAAGTTGCATTGCCATAGAGCTTTGTGTCTTGTACTAGTCGTATTTCAGTTTTACAATATTGCAATGCGTTTGTTATTCCTCTATTTGTTCCCTAAAGAGTTTACCTTCTCATGTGTTTCAATTTTCAGGCATCCAATCTTTTGTATGTTGACCAACCTACTGGGACTGGTTTTAGTTACAGTTCTGATAGACGTGATATTCGTCACAACGAAGAAGGCGTCAGTAATGACCTGTATGACTTCTTACAGGTATATTTTCTAACCCTTTCCGTTTCAGcttatatctatatttataagAAGTTTTTCCAACTTTATGATCTATTTATAATTGTCACTGATCAGTACTTTTTAAGTGATCATTCCTAATGTCATTCAAATACTGTAAACTCCCTTTTCTTTAATGACAAAACTACCTTTGATTAATATACAAAATACTGTAAATTCTgagttataaaaaaataaaaaatgacaatGGATTGTAATTCCATAATCTTGTAGACATTTCTCATCTTTCCTCACTGAGCTGTGAGAAGTAAAGCCATT is a window from the Cannabis sativa cultivar Pink pepper isolate KNU-18-1 chromosome 1, ASM2916894v1, whole genome shotgun sequence genome containing:
- the LOC115705957 gene encoding vacuolar protein sorting-associated protein 24 homolog 1 isoform X2, which codes for MDKIKSILKPKANPQQQLRDWQRRLRQECRNIERQIRDVQREQKGVEKAIREAAKRNDMGSAKALAKEIVISRKTVNRLYENKAQLNSISMHLGESVAIARTVGHLSKSSEVMKLVNNLMKAPEMAVTMQEFSKEMTKAGVIEEFVNDALDTALDSEDIEEETEEEVDKVLSELAGETAAQLPEANRKERIQLPAQTASASKQGEAIAEGVDDEEEMEELRARLAKVRS
- the LOC115705957 gene encoding vacuolar protein sorting-associated protein 24 homolog 1 isoform X1 yields the protein MDKIKSILKPKANPQQQLRDWQRRLRQECRNIERQIRDVQREQKGVEKAIREAAKRNDMGSAKALAKEIVISRKTVNRLYENKAQLNSISMHLGESVAIARTVGHLSKSSEVMKLVNNLMKAPEMAVTMQEFSKEMTKAGVIEEFVNDALDTALDSEDIEEETEEEVDKVLSELAGETAAQLPEANRKERIQLPAQTASASKQVCKTLRNLLYIISLEARAKPNFICAFLFYREKPLLKA